AAAACCATCAGGGTCAAATTCTTGAATCAGCTCGCCAAAATCATCCGCAAGACATGAAGCTCATTCAAGCCAATGCCGACAACCCTCGTGGTCTCCTCGTGAAAGAGCTTTATAATCTTGGCTCTGACTCCGAAGAGAAGAATCCAATCCAGGATACACAACCCATTGTTGTGCAAACGCTAGAGAATGAATTGAAGCTTCATCAAGAACGCTCGAAAACCGGTGGTGCGAGTCGTCAGAAGAAAGAAATGAATCTGGAAGATGAAGCCGAGCTTCGAGCTCTTGGTTATATCGAGTGACAGGTGCCGCTCACCCCCTCATCGTCGTCGGATTAGATGGGGCCACATTTAATATCATTAAACCGCTTCTTCAGGACGACCAGCTTCCCAATATCAAACGCATCATGGAGTCCGGGCTATCGACCGAGCTTGAGTCGACCCAACCTACCGCAACGCTGCCCGCTTGGAGTTCCTTTCTAACAGGCGCCAACCCAGGTACACATGGAATCATTGATATGTTTCGCCATGTACCTGGGACGTATGACCTAACCGGGTTTCACGGCGGTGACCGACTCATCCCTACCTGCCTACAACACCTATCCAATCGCGGCTACCGAGTTGCTTCGGTGGGTATCCCTGGAACCTTTCCACCCGAAAAAATAAATGGTGTTTGCATCTCCGGGTTCGATGCTCCAGGCGGCGACAGGGTTGGAGATGAAGGAATATGGCCGGAGAGTTTAAGGCCGTTAGTCCAGCAGCTTGGCGGTTGGAGACTTGGCGTTTTTAACGAGCACAGCAGAGACCCAAAACGCTTAGAAAAAGCGGCTCAACGCCTCCTCGATGATATCGGCGCTAAAGAAAAACTACTTCAAACGATTTACCGTCAAGAGCCATGGGACCTCTTTATGTTCCACCTCCAGGCATCAGACACCGCGAGCCACCACGCTTGGCACACCTGGGATATGGCGAGCCCCCGAGCCTGCTCTAAAAACGCAACCGATACGCTTCCCTCAATCTACCGGCGCCTTGACGAACTCATTGGATGGTTTGACCGAGAAAGACCTAAGAACAGTCGGATCCTCATTGTAAGCGATCATGGTTTCGGAGGAGCGTCCGATTATGCGATTCACCTTAATCGCTGGCTCGAGACTAAAGGCCACCTCAAATTCAGTGCTGAGAAAAAATCCAAAACTCAAAATTCGATTTCAAAAGTGGGACACAACCTACTCCAGCATCTCCCACATGCAGCCGTTAAACGAGCAGTCGACTCGTTGCCTATGAAGCTTAAGTCAAAGATTCTTACGGCTGTGCGCGGAGGCCAAATCGACCATAAACAATCCGACGTTTTCTCAGACGAACTTGATTACGCACCCACTCTCTGGATGCACAGAAAGTCTAGATTCGAAAACGGCACGCTCACAGACCAAGAAGCCGACTCTTTACGAGACCAACTGGCCAAAGAGGTTCTTAGTATCTGTCATCCCGAAACAGGAGAGCCCTTCATCGCCAAGGCTCACCGAAAAGACGAGGTTCTGAATGGGCCGGCAGCCGATGACGCGCCCGACTTAATACTCGAGCCCGCTTGGCCGAGTAATTATCGGGCATCTTTTCTAAGATCTGTTGGACCGGGCCCAGTCGTTCGTCGCATGTCAAAAGAGGAATACGCCGCACCTAAGGGAAGCGGCATGCCCGGCGTTCATCATAAGAATGGAGTCTGGATAGCATCTGGCACGGGGCTTCAACACAAGAAACTTCCGCTCCTAACCATCGAAGAGGCCGGCTCTCTGATTTACGCACTCATGGGTGAACCCATCCCTCAAGCCACTCAGGCTAACCCTCCGATTTGGATGCAAGGGATCTTGGCCTTTGAGCGCAGCGACCAAGAAGATGAGTTCAATCGACTCTCCGAAAACGAAAGCATTCAGAACTCAAGTGTGCTGAGCCGTTTACACGCGATGGGTTATCTGGACTAAAAAAGATACGGACTCAATCAACATAGCCCATGGTCTTCAAGTCTTTCAGTGTCTCTGCATCGACTGCTGTAGCCGGAACCGAAGGCTTGGAAGGCCTACCCGCTCGATAACTTCGTATTTCTTTTAAAAGCTTGGACAAATGACCGAACTGCGCGGGTTTCTCATTATAGAGGCAGTTTTTCTCAAATGGGTCGCGAGACAAATCGTACATTCTAACCCATTCTTTATCGAACGAGACAGAAGGTAAAAGCGAACGGTTGCCAACAGTTGAGCGAAACTCTTTCTCGTCAACAGGGGCAGAATAAATAACCTTGCCGGTATAAGAGCGAACCGTGGCTCGATGAATACCAAAGTGGTTGAACTCTGTAACGATTCTTCTGTGTGGATCGTTGGCAGACGGATTTTCTAAGGAGTGAATAATATCAACACCTGGTAGCTTTGTAAGCGGCGCAACCTGATACCAGCCCAAAACTGTCGGCATCAAATCGGTGCTATCGAAAAGGTAATGATTGTATCCAGCCTTCTTTGAAATAGATGGCGGCTTTATAATCAAAGGAGCGCGTATGATTTCATCGTAGAGGTGATGGCTGTGCATGAACACACCATGCTCACCGAATGCTTCACCGTGGTCAGATGTTACGATTATCGTGGACTTGTCGTAGAGCCCCATCTTCTTTAATTTGGAAAAAAGCTTACCCAGAGTTTCGTCCACATAACGTACCGAGCCGTCGTAGGTTGCCTTCATCCGCTCGACT
This portion of the Deltaproteobacteria bacterium genome encodes:
- a CDS encoding sulfatase, which codes for MVMQWLFLAATLTSAIPDHSDGYFPDLTRTRVENVKVSGEGGPVILVVVDAMRPDRMSTYGFERETTPHLSKLADDGVIFTNYYVNGNWTRPTSTTMLTGLPPVAHRVEKQVDRLAHDIPTLAQTLAANGIPAGAVVGNGNAGSVYGLDRGFTYYADTVKHWKGLPTAQNVVDLGLPFIEKNQNDPFFLMLFMVDPHDPYGAPGPYENYFVKDKSVRLIRTPHWEKGNYSKAEVERMKATYDGSVRYVDETLGKLFSKLKKMGLYDKSTIIVTSDHGEAFGEHGVFMHSHHLYDEIIRAPLIIKPPSISKKAGYNHYLFDSTDLMPTVLGWYQVAPLTKLPGVDIIHSLENPSANDPHRRIVTEFNHFGIHRATVRSYTGKVIYSAPVDEKEFRSTVGNRSLLPSVSFDKEWVRMYDLSRDPFEKNCLYNEKPAQFGHLSKLLKEIRSYRAGRPSKPSVPATAVDAETLKDLKTMGYVD